In one Accipiter gentilis chromosome 4, bAccGen1.1, whole genome shotgun sequence genomic region, the following are encoded:
- the PTF1A gene encoding pancreas transcription factor 1 subunit alpha, whose protein sequence is METVLLEHFPGGLDSFSSPPYFDEEDFFPEPPPRDALAADGLLEPDVDFLSRQLQEYYRDGGDPEGGYRCPAPAATFPPSPASPGFAYECCGAAGAALLSPGGRLQALGSAKRRRRVRSEAELQQLRQAANVRERRRMQSINDAFEGLRSHIPTLPYEKRLSKVDTLRLAIGYINFLSELVQSDLPLRNASSESPSQPKKIIICHRGTRSPSPSDPDYGLPPLAGHSLSWTDEKQLKEQNIIRTAKVWTPEDPRKVNNKPSLNDIENEPPFDFVA, encoded by the exons ATGGAGACGGTGCTGCTGGAGCACTTTCCCGGGGGGCTGGACTCCTTCTCCTCGCCCCCCTACTTCGACGAGGAGGACTTCTTCCCCGAGCCGCCCCCGCGGGACGCGCTGGCCGCCGACGGGCTGCTGGAGCCGGACGTGGACTTCCTCAGCCGGCAGCTGCAGGAGTACTACCGCGACGGCGGCGACCCCGAGGGCGGCTACCGCTGCCCGGCGCCGGCCGCCACCTTCCCGCCGTCGCCCGCCTCGCCCGGCTTCGCCTACGAGTgctgcggggcggcgggcgcggcgctgCTCTCCCCCGGGGGGCGGCTCCAGGCGCTGGGCTCGGccaagcggcggcggcgggtgcgcTCCGAGgcggagctgcagcagctccggCAGGCCGCCAACGTGCGGGAGCGGCGGCGGATGCAGTCCATCAACGACGCCTTCGAGGGGCTGCGCTCGCACATCCCCACCCTGCCCTACGAGAAGCGGCTCTCCAAGGTGGACACGCTGCGCCTGGCCATCGGCTACATCAACTTCCTCAGCGAGCTGGTGCAGTCCGACCTGCCGCTGCGCAACGCCAGCAGCGAGAGCCCCAGCCAGCCCAAGAAAATCATCATCTGCCACCGCGGCACAA GATCTCCCTCCCCGAGCGACCCCGACTACGGACTCCCCCCTCTGGCCGGTCACTCGCTCTCGTGGACTGACGAAAAGCAACTCAAGGAACAAAACATCATCCGGACAGCCAAAGTGTGGACCCCCGAGGACCCGCGGAAGGTGAACAACAAACCCTCCCTCAACGACATCGAGAACGAGCCCCCCTTCGACTTCGTGGCGTga